Proteins from a genomic interval of Alphaproteobacteria bacterium:
- a CDS encoding ATP-dependent DNA helicase RecG encodes MLFSLNLYVMRREIIDFLTTDLQFIRGVGPALAARLEEILGGRRVMDFLRHRPSYVRARGITDNVLDANPGDTITIPLLIKSHRAGRVFRGRRSPTQITCNDKMGNTVIIQFFNAKYLDYWLNKMPVGAWRMVSGKLEKTSKPTINHPDFIEELQNATKIPSAQAIYPAGEGITQKVFANIRDQIFSALPDKLRGESDERVLEFFDALEHVHFPKSDDDLAPNNTYMAKLAYCELLAHQAAIVISRRNRMDERNRRAVRAQKYNLMERFWDALPFEMTGAQKRTCDEIFDDMQKNVPMMRLVQGDVGSGKTIVALAAAVRMAEMGGQTAILAPTDTLAQQHLAKLKPMCDKIGIVCDILTGRDKGVARREKLISLRSGRTRVVVGTHALFSADVEYKDLGLVIIDEQHRFGVAQREALRNKGANPDLLALSATPIPRTLSMTIYGDMDVSIINEKPAGRKPIKTTKLSCGRIMDLLERIDMQVDAGAKVFWVCPLVEESENDNAMGAAEERHKMLTEYFPKAGLVHGKMDKKERDAVMADFAAPDSDMPILVATTVIEVGIDVPQASIIVIENAERFGLAALHQLRGRVGRGNTQSYCVLLFGRNVSEDGLKRLDVLCETDDGFVIAEQDLMMRGVGELLGTRQSGWMRYYFVDYREHRDLFKLASSAARDNDIDSWVRDLMFFFERGVVLGA; translated from the coding sequence ATGCTTTTTTCACTAAATTTATATGTGATGAGGCGTGAAATTATTGATTTTTTAACGACCGACCTGCAATTTATTCGCGGGGTTGGCCCGGCGTTAGCAGCGCGCCTGGAAGAAATTCTGGGGGGGCGACGGGTTATGGATTTTCTGCGGCATCGGCCGTCCTATGTGCGGGCACGCGGAATTACCGACAATGTGTTGGATGCAAATCCCGGCGACACAATCACAATTCCACTGTTAATCAAATCACATCGTGCGGGACGCGTGTTTCGTGGACGACGCAGTCCAACCCAGATTACATGCAATGATAAAATGGGAAACACGGTTATCATTCAATTCTTTAATGCAAAATATCTGGATTATTGGTTGAACAAAATGCCGGTTGGCGCGTGGCGTATGGTGTCGGGGAAACTGGAAAAAACATCTAAGCCAACGATTAATCATCCAGACTTTATCGAAGAATTACAGAACGCAACAAAAATCCCGTCCGCCCAGGCAATTTATCCCGCCGGCGAAGGAATCACACAGAAAGTATTCGCAAATATTCGCGACCAGATTTTTTCTGCATTGCCCGATAAACTGCGCGGGGAAAGCGATGAACGCGTGCTGGAATTCTTTGACGCGTTGGAACATGTGCACTTTCCAAAATCAGATGATGATTTAGCACCGAACAATACATATATGGCCAAGTTGGCGTACTGCGAATTATTGGCACACCAGGCAGCGATTGTTATCAGTCGGCGCAATCGGATGGATGAACGCAATCGGCGCGCGGTGCGGGCGCAAAAATATAATTTAATGGAACGGTTTTGGGATGCCCTGCCCTTTGAAATGACAGGGGCACAGAAACGTACATGCGATGAAATTTTTGACGATATGCAAAAAAATGTGCCGATGATGCGGTTGGTTCAGGGGGACGTTGGCAGCGGTAAAACAATTGTCGCATTGGCCGCCGCCGTGCGTATGGCGGAAATGGGTGGCCAGACCGCAATTTTAGCACCGACCGATACATTGGCACAGCAGCACCTGGCCAAACTAAAACCAATGTGCGATAAAATCGGGATTGTGTGTGATATATTAACCGGACGCGACAAAGGCGTGGCACGACGCGAAAAATTAATATCACTGCGATCGGGGCGGACGCGGGTTGTCGTAGGGACGCACGCGTTGTTTTCTGCGGACGTGGAATACAAGGATTTAGGACTGGTCATTATTGATGAACAGCATAGATTTGGTGTTGCACAGCGCGAAGCACTGCGTAACAAGGGGGCGAACCCTGATTTGTTGGCGTTGTCGGCGACACCGATTCCAAGAACGCTGTCTATGACGATTTATGGCGACATGGATGTATCGATTATCAATGAAAAACCCGCCGGACGCAAACCGATTAAGACAACAAAATTGTCATGCGGGCGGATTATGGATTTACTGGAACGCATTGATATGCAGGTAGATGCAGGCGCAAAAGTGTTCTGGGTTTGTCCGTTGGTCGAAGAATCTGAAAACGACAATGCGATGGGCGCGGCCGAAGAACGTCATAAAATGTTGACCGAATATTTTCCCAAGGCCGGCCTGGTTCATGGCAAGATGGATAAAAAAGAACGCGACGCGGTTATGGCGGATTTTGCCGCCCCGGATTCTGATATGCCGATACTGGTCGCAACAACGGTTATAGAAGTTGGGATTGATGTACCCCAAGCGTCCATTATTGTGATAGAGAACGCAGAACGTTTTGGTTTGGCGGCATTGCACCAGTTGCGGGGGCGCGTTGGGCGCGGCAATACACAATCGTATTGCGTTCTGTTATTTGGTCGTAATGTGTCCGAAGACGGATTAAAGCGATTGGACGTCCTGTGCGAGACGGACGATGGATTTGTTATCGCGGAACAAGACCTGATGATGCGCGGTGTTGGGGAATTGTTGGGTACGCGGCAAAGCGGTTGGATGCGGTATTACTTTGTTGATTATCGTGAACATCGGGATTTATTCAAATTGGCATCCAGTGCCGCACGTGATAATGATATAGATTCATGGGTACGCGATTTAATGTTTTTCTTTGAACGTGGGGTGGTGCTGGGTGCGTAA
- a CDS encoding L-lactate dehydrogenase — translation MKISIIGIGSVGSAVATAVANTGLAHEIVLFDRNGVRARAAAEDLGHAAAFSYDIKITAVNTYRAIRGSEIVIIAAGANQKPGQTRTDLLHANADVISDIVPRVMANVDSKNVKLVIVTNPLDVMVMLAQKISKLPASRVIGTGTMLDSARLRTILSRQLSVSTQSINAYVLGEHGDSSMIAWSSACVGGVDLASFCRQTKISLPQTTRNTIEHRVHNAAYEIIQGRGATWDGIAGAVADLVRCIANDERRILTVSTVDGVADKALAMSLPRIVGRGGVVATLMPKMDASESAALRRSGRIIRKNFDLL, via the coding sequence ATGAAAATATCAATCATCGGCATTGGTTCTGTTGGTTCTGCGGTTGCGACGGCGGTTGCGAATACTGGATTGGCGCATGAAATTGTATTGTTTGACCGCAACGGGGTGCGCGCCCGCGCCGCCGCCGAAGACTTGGGGCACGCCGCCGCGTTTTCATATGATATAAAAATAACCGCGGTAAACACATATCGCGCAATCCGTGGTTCTGAAATTGTTATTATTGCCGCCGGCGCAAATCAGAAACCGGGACAAACCCGCACTGACTTATTGCACGCAAATGCTGATGTTATATCTGACATCGTGCCACGTGTTATGGCAAATGTTGATTCTAAAAATGTAAAATTGGTAATCGTCACCAATCCGTTGGACGTGATGGTAATGTTGGCCCAGAAAATATCAAAATTGCCCGCGTCGCGCGTCATTGGCACGGGCACAATGTTGGATTCTGCGCGCCTGCGCACAATTTTGTCACGCCAATTGTCGGTTTCAACCCAGTCTATTAATGCCTATGTCCTGGGCGAACATGGTGACAGCAGTATGATTGCCTGGTCATCCGCGTGTGTTGGTGGTGTTGATTTGGCCTCATTCTGTCGCCAGACGAAAATCAGTCTGCCCCAGACTACGCGCAACACAATCGAACACCGTGTTCATAATGCCGCGTATGAAATTATCCAGGGACGCGGGGCAACCTGGGACGGTATTGCGGGGGCGGTTGCCGACCTGGTGCGCTGTATCGCGAACGATGAACGCAGAATTTTGACTGTGTCCACGGTCGATGGTGTGGCGGATAAAGCATTGGCCATGTCATTACCGCGCATTGTGGGACGTGGCGGCGTTGTTGCAACGTTAATGCCCAAAATGGATGCGTCCGAATCTGCCGCCCTTCGTCGCAGCGGTCGTATAATTCGCAAAAATTTTGATTTGTTATAA
- a CDS encoding Bax inhibitor-1/YccA family protein translates to MARQMTPVRDTTARSVGGIDLYLKRIFALMFGAVGLTAVAAYMTIWGGGLQYLFNFQTGGMSGLYYVLLFGGLALSIWAQVRIFSMKHTTGALMLALYAILIGVTMTPLIAVALAVNPASILMAFIVAALMFACMAMFGYKTVKDLSFMGIFLMMGMIGLILVGLLSFIWPAMMGGTFGTIVCFIGVLVFALFTAYDMQNLKRAYAVIGDESQKNQLAVLGALHLYISFIAMFQYLLSLFNRE, encoded by the coding sequence ATGGCAAGACAAATGACACCAGTTCGCGATACAACCGCACGCAGTGTGGGGGGTATTGATTTATATCTGAAACGTATTTTCGCATTAATGTTTGGGGCGGTGGGACTGACCGCTGTGGCCGCATATATGACAATTTGGGGTGGCGGACTGCAATACCTGTTTAATTTCCAGACGGGCGGAATGTCAGGATTGTACTATGTATTGTTGTTTGGTGGGCTGGCATTATCCATATGGGCCCAGGTTCGTATATTCAGCATGAAACACACAACAGGTGCGTTAATGTTAGCACTGTACGCAATTTTGATTGGTGTGACGATGACACCGTTGATTGCGGTGGCACTGGCGGTTAATCCGGCATCAATACTGATGGCGTTTATTGTTGCAGCACTGATGTTCGCATGTATGGCAATGTTTGGTTATAAAACGGTCAAAGACCTGTCGTTTATGGGTATATTTTTGATGATGGGGATGATCGGGCTGATTTTGGTTGGATTGCTGTCATTTATTTGGCCTGCAATGATGGGGGGGACATTTGGTACAATCGTATGCTTTATCGGCGTGTTGGTATTCGCACTGTTTACGGCGTATGATATGCAGAACCTGAAACGCGCATATGCCGTTATCGGGGACGAATCCCAGAAAAATCAATTGGCGGTATTGGGGGCGTTGCACCTGTATATTTCATTTATTGCAATGTTCCAATATTTGTTAAGTTTGTTTAATCGTGAATAA
- a CDS encoding DUF378 domain-containing protein — protein sequence MRGLTNYVLIPLTFIGALNWGLVGIFGFDLVAFLFGPATLASNIVYAIIGIAALIWLIWMFIDRPVSRNDR from the coding sequence ATGAGAGGACTTACAAACTATGTTCTGATACCATTGACATTTATCGGCGCCTTGAACTGGGGGTTGGTTGGTATCTTTGGTTTCGATTTGGTTGCATTTTTGTTTGGGCCAGCAACATTGGCCAGCAACATCGTATATGCAATCATTGGTATTGCGGCGTTGATATGGTTAATATGGATGTTTATCGACCGGCCTGTATCACGCAACGATCGTTAA
- a CDS encoding 4Fe-4S dicluster domain-containing protein, with protein sequence MAYKIDPSKCIGCHTCMGTCPVCAISTGADGKCVIDPAKCISCGTCAAICPVGAIAPDMQ encoded by the coding sequence ATGGCTTATAAAATTGATCCAAGTAAATGTATCGGATGTCATACATGCATGGGCACGTGTCCAGTATGTGCAATTTCAACAGGCGCGGATGGCAAGTGCGTAATTGACCCAGCAAAATGTATTTCATGCGGGACATGTGCTGCGATTTGCCCAGTTGGCGCAATCGCACCAGATATGCAATAA